In Streptomyces violaceusniger Tu 4113, one DNA window encodes the following:
- a CDS encoding maleylpyruvate isomerase family mycothiol-dependent enzyme has product MTVHPSLQTSIDAWTHSIDAISELVNPLAEREWNLATECPGWSVRDVVSHVIGLECEMLGDPRPIHTLPRDLFHVTNELSRYMEVQVDVRRCHTAPEMTSDLEYTVIRRGRQLRNEKRAADAMVRWPGGSEVTLGEALMKRVFDVWVHEQDLRRALNKPGNLDSPGATITRDLLLSALPKVVAKDAGAAPQSAVVFDVNGPLEFMRTVRVDADGQGSIDGSVSLGPTATLSLDWETYVRLACGRVRPEAVSERLKIEGDQQLAEAILGHFAITP; this is encoded by the coding sequence GTGACCGTCCATCCCAGCCTTCAGACCTCCATCGACGCCTGGACGCACTCCATCGACGCGATATCGGAGTTGGTGAATCCGCTCGCGGAGCGCGAGTGGAACCTCGCCACCGAGTGCCCGGGGTGGTCGGTGCGGGACGTCGTCTCGCATGTCATCGGACTCGAATGCGAGATGCTCGGCGACCCCCGCCCCATCCACACACTGCCGCGCGACCTTTTCCACGTCACCAACGAGCTGTCGCGGTACATGGAGGTCCAGGTCGACGTCCGGCGCTGTCACACCGCGCCCGAGATGACCTCCGACCTGGAGTACACCGTCATCCGGCGGGGCCGCCAGTTGCGGAACGAGAAGCGCGCCGCGGACGCCATGGTGCGCTGGCCCGGCGGCTCCGAGGTCACGCTGGGGGAGGCCCTGATGAAGCGGGTCTTCGACGTCTGGGTGCATGAGCAGGATCTGCGCCGGGCCCTGAACAAGCCCGGCAATCTGGACTCGCCGGGCGCCACGATCACCCGTGACCTGCTGCTGTCGGCGCTGCCGAAGGTCGTCGCCAAGGACGCGGGCGCGGCGCCCCAGTCGGCCGTCGTCTTCGATGTGAACGGCCCGCTGGAGTTCATGCGGACGGTCCGGGTCGACGCGGACGGCCAGGGCAGCATCGACGGCAGTGTCTCGCTCGGGCCGACGGCCACCCTCTCCCTGGACTGGGAGACCTACGTCCGGCTGGCCTGTGGGCGGGTGCGGCCCGAGGCGGTCTCCGAGCGGCTGAAGATCGAGGGCGATCAGCAGCTCGCCGAGGCGATCCTCGGGCACTTCGCGATCACGCCGTAA
- a CDS encoding NHL domain-containing thioredoxin family protein — MAPRARVRAPELIGRGGWLNTGGNDLTLTDLRGRIVILDFWTFCCVNCLHVLDELRELEEKHRDTVVIVGVHSPKFVHEAEHQAVVDAVERYEVHHPVLDDPELATWKQYAVRAWPTLVVIDPEGYVVAQHAGEGHAHALETLVGQLEAEHAAKGTLRRGDGPYVPPEPVPTELRFPGKALLLPGGTFLVSDTTRHQLVELAADGESVVRRIGAGERGLTDGTGERARFSEPQGLALLPDGTVAVADTVNHALRRFDPATGEVTTLAGTGRQWWQGSPTEGPAREVDLSSPWDVAWFAGRLWIAMAGVHQLWTYDPEAQAVRAAAGTTNEGLVDGPAEEAWFAQPSGLAATEDRLWIADSETSALRYVERDGDGFAVRTAVGTGLFDFGHRDGAAEQALLQHPLGVTALPDGSVAISDTYNHALRRYDPATGEVSTLATDLREPSGAVLADGDVVVVESARHRLTRLRLPEEAVRVDAVAHRTQRAATDIAPGTLRLDVVFQAPEGQKLDTRYGPSTRLLVSSTPPELLAEGDGAGTDLNRELVLTEGMTEGVLHVSAMAASCDDDPSNEYPACHVHQQDWGVPVRITEGGATRLPLVLSGMDG; from the coding sequence ATGGCTCCACGTGCACGCGTCCGCGCCCCCGAACTGATCGGCCGGGGCGGCTGGCTCAATACCGGCGGCAACGACCTCACCCTCACCGACCTGCGAGGGCGCATCGTCATCCTCGACTTCTGGACGTTCTGCTGTGTGAACTGTCTGCATGTCCTGGACGAACTGCGCGAGCTGGAGGAGAAGCACCGCGACACCGTGGTGATCGTCGGGGTGCACTCGCCGAAGTTCGTCCACGAGGCGGAGCACCAGGCGGTCGTGGACGCCGTGGAGCGCTACGAGGTGCACCACCCGGTCCTCGACGACCCCGAGCTAGCCACCTGGAAGCAGTACGCGGTACGGGCCTGGCCCACCCTCGTCGTCATCGACCCCGAGGGCTATGTGGTCGCCCAGCACGCGGGCGAGGGCCACGCACACGCCCTGGAGACCCTCGTGGGGCAGCTCGAGGCCGAGCACGCCGCCAAGGGCACCCTGCGGCGCGGCGACGGCCCGTACGTGCCCCCGGAGCCGGTCCCCACCGAGCTGCGCTTCCCCGGTAAGGCGCTGCTGCTGCCCGGCGGCACCTTCCTCGTCTCGGACACCACCCGCCATCAACTGGTGGAGCTCGCGGCGGACGGCGAGAGCGTGGTGCGGCGGATCGGCGCGGGCGAGCGCGGCCTTACGGATGGCACGGGCGAGCGGGCCCGCTTCAGCGAGCCCCAGGGGCTCGCCCTGCTCCCCGACGGCACCGTGGCCGTCGCCGACACCGTGAACCACGCACTGCGCCGCTTCGACCCGGCCACCGGCGAGGTCACCACGCTCGCCGGGACCGGCCGCCAGTGGTGGCAGGGGTCGCCCACCGAGGGGCCCGCCCGCGAGGTCGACCTGTCCTCCCCCTGGGACGTCGCCTGGTTCGCCGGCCGGCTGTGGATCGCCATGGCGGGTGTCCACCAGTTGTGGACCTACGACCCGGAGGCCCAGGCCGTACGGGCCGCCGCCGGGACCACCAACGAGGGTCTGGTCGACGGCCCCGCCGAGGAGGCGTGGTTCGCCCAGCCCTCCGGGCTCGCCGCCACCGAGGACCGGCTGTGGATCGCCGACTCCGAGACGTCCGCGCTGCGGTACGTCGAGCGCGACGGCGACGGCTTCGCCGTCCGTACGGCCGTCGGCACCGGGCTCTTCGACTTCGGCCACCGGGACGGCGCCGCCGAACAGGCGCTGCTCCAGCATCCGCTGGGCGTCACCGCGCTGCCCGACGGCTCGGTGGCGATCTCGGACACCTACAACCACGCGCTGCGCCGCTACGACCCGGCCACCGGCGAGGTCTCCACGCTCGCCACGGATCTGCGCGAGCCCTCCGGCGCGGTCCTGGCCGACGGGGACGTCGTCGTGGTGGAGTCCGCCCGGCACCGGCTGACCCGGCTGCGGCTGCCGGAGGAGGCCGTAAGGGTCGACGCGGTGGCCCACCGCACCCAGCGGGCCGCGACCGACATCGCCCCGGGGACACTGCGGCTGGACGTGGTCTTCCAGGCGCCCGAGGGGCAGAAGCTGGACACCCGCTACGGCCCCTCCACCCGGCTGCTGGTCAGCTCCACCCCGCCCGAGCTGCTGGCCGAAGGAGACGGCGCGGGCACGGATCTTAACCGTGAGCTGGTCCTTACGGAGGGCATGACCGAGGGCGTGCTGCATGTCTCGGCCATGGCCGCCTCCTGTGACGACGACCCGTCCAACGAGTACCCGGCCTGCCATGTGCACCAGCAGGACTGGGGCGTCCCGGTGCGGATCACCGAGGGCGGCGCGACCCGGCTGCCGCTGGTGCTCTCCGGGATGGACGGCTGA
- a CDS encoding helix-turn-helix domain-containing protein produces the protein MVYVAAHPNRPENRRRKPLAPLPEELSGPVREFVTALRRMHGELGLSLKELEGRLPASRSSLSRYLRGQSLPDERLLVQWGKLSFTAEDRLPELVTLLHRATEAEAAVQAAEGTGPEPGATASPPPGQPPEGRPSRRRLRLTLAAVGAVVVIAGGTAGVIALRSSGDGGSPGGAAGSSSLGDARITVYNAEKDCRHKRVRACSLGLAEDPYVAYRPSNIVGRAWHGDALRADCRIANGVTVTDEAGGHSSMWFRVLQDGKRMWVPGIRIRQDQVQYSTLPNCPD, from the coding sequence ATGGTGTACGTGGCAGCGCATCCGAATCGCCCAGAGAACCGGCGACGCAAGCCCCTTGCCCCGCTTCCCGAGGAACTCTCCGGCCCGGTACGGGAATTCGTGACCGCACTGCGCCGGATGCACGGCGAGCTGGGACTCAGCCTGAAGGAACTGGAGGGGCGGCTGCCCGCGAGCCGGTCCTCCCTCTCCCGCTATCTGCGCGGCCAGAGCCTTCCCGACGAGCGGCTCCTGGTCCAGTGGGGCAAGCTCTCCTTCACCGCCGAGGACCGGCTGCCCGAACTGGTGACCCTGCTGCACCGGGCCACCGAAGCCGAGGCCGCCGTACAAGCCGCCGAGGGGACCGGGCCGGAGCCCGGCGCGACCGCGTCGCCGCCCCCGGGACAGCCTCCGGAGGGCCGGCCGTCCCGGCGCCGGCTGCGGCTCACGCTCGCGGCGGTGGGCGCCGTCGTCGTCATCGCCGGGGGCACGGCCGGCGTGATCGCCCTCCGGTCGTCCGGCGACGGCGGGTCCCCGGGCGGCGCGGCGGGCTCCTCGTCCCTGGGCGACGCCCGGATCACCGTCTACAACGCCGAGAAGGACTGCCGGCACAAGCGGGTCCGCGCCTGCTCCCTGGGCCTGGCCGAGGATCCGTACGTCGCCTACCGCCCGTCGAACATCGTGGGCCGGGCCTGGCACGGCGACGCACTGCGCGCCGACTGCCGCATCGCCAACGGCGTCACGGTGACCGACGAGGCGGGCGGGCACAGCAGCATGTGGTTCCGCGTCTTACAGGACGGCAAGCGGATGTGGGTGCCGGGCATCCGGATCCGCCAGGACCAGGTGCAGTACTCCACGCTGCCCAACTGCCCCGACTGA
- a CDS encoding DUF4232 domain-containing protein, with translation MPLTTARLAHRAGTLRSVAAGLTIVAAGITLAACGTADASGVKTAGKAESMASAVPTVHEDGLQGGAQQAARETVAGGADAGAQGGLRADSGVEGETGVCRLDTMSVSVTSVPRPANHLLLEITNQSGVTCRLIGSPVARFDDGRAAVPQDGDTRPQTVVTLPPGESGYAGLTTSAADAPADGGRKATGLTVSLPGEDSRRAVDLPGDSVEVGDGTEVGYWQSDASDALLW, from the coding sequence ATGCCGCTCACCACCGCTCGCCTCGCCCACCGCGCCGGCACCCTGCGCTCGGTCGCGGCCGGCCTTACGATCGTCGCCGCGGGCATCACCCTCGCGGCGTGCGGCACCGCCGACGCGTCGGGCGTGAAGACGGCCGGCAAGGCCGAGAGCATGGCCTCGGCCGTCCCCACCGTCCACGAGGACGGCCTCCAGGGCGGCGCCCAGCAGGCCGCGCGGGAGACGGTGGCGGGCGGGGCCGACGCCGGGGCCCAGGGCGGTCTGCGGGCCGACAGCGGCGTCGAGGGCGAGACCGGCGTCTGCCGTCTCGACACGATGTCGGTGAGCGTCACCTCCGTCCCCCGGCCGGCCAACCATCTGCTGCTGGAGATCACCAACCAGTCCGGGGTGACCTGCCGTCTCATCGGCTCCCCCGTGGCGCGGTTCGACGACGGGCGGGCGGCCGTGCCGCAGGACGGGGACACCCGGCCCCAGACGGTCGTCACGCTGCCGCCCGGCGAGAGCGGTTACGCGGGCCTGACCACCTCCGCGGCCGACGCCCCGGCCGACGGCGGCCGTAAGGCCACCGGGTTGACCGTCTCCCTCCCCGGGGAGGACAGCCGCCGCGCCGTCGACCTTCCCGGCGACTCGGTGGAGGTCGGCGACGGGACGGAGGTCGGCTACTGGCAGAGCGACGCGTCCGACGCCCTGCTCTGGTGA